Genomic window (Gymnogyps californianus isolate 813 chromosome 2, ASM1813914v2, whole genome shotgun sequence):
TGCTGAGTTGGAAAGTGGAAGCCACCTTCTTCTTTTTGTAGCAGCAGTTTAATGACCAGGAGAGGTTTCCTACCCCTGCACCCATAGcctgttttaaatttatttattttttactacaTTATTTAGGTACTTTGCAGCCTATCAACAAAGTAAGAAATGTTGTAAATATGAAGTGTCATCCCATAAAATACTCTTTTAGAGTGGCAATTTGGGATCATGTTCATGATCTGGTGTGCTCTTCCAGTAGGAAAGTGGCAAGCAGAACTGATGCTCAATTAAAAGATGAgagtaagaaattaaataactgCAAGTATCCTATTCATCAAAAGACTGAGGACCTTCtgcagataaaagaaaaaaccaaaactattcTCCAAATGATTTAAGAAGCCGACAAATAAGGAGAGGTTTATTAATCACTGTGGTCTAACCTCATTTAACGGGAAGAAGTGAGGGGGTTTTGCTAACGCATGAAACTGGGACCCAAAGGTGACAGACATTTTTCATAGTTCGTGGATGGATCTACACCTCTCAGTTTGTTTCAGAGGATAGGGATGTAGTTAGAAATTCTTGAACAACAGCTTGCTTCTGTTCTGAAGCAGTATCTAAAATAGGGTGGATGCCAAAAGGCAAGTGAAAttcatgttcttttaaaataagttatcCTGTCTAATAAAAGGTCTGTTATTCAGAGCTGGAAGATGTCCTGATGTACAGTTCAGATACAATTAACGGTTTCATTTCACatcattctttttcctcataAGTGAATATCTGAATCATACGCTGAAAAAAGCAACTGCAGACCACTTCTATAAATCCAGTTACACGCAGGTGGTGCAGACAAATTGCAGAAAAAAGCcttgctttctcctgtttttctaacagaatgattttttccctgagaaaCCTTCAGCCCAGCACCTAAAGCACTTCATCAAATAGGACTTAGACACTTACCTTCTTTTGGAAGCCCCATGTGCAAAATTGTTGGGATGGTTACCCTAAGCTTGGCAGGGCAGAGACCTTTGGCATCTACCCTGTCTATAAAATGCTACCTCCCCCCATCCCATATACACCCACACTCAACCCTTCTTCCCGCTTCGAACTCAAAAGCCATAGAAAACCTGAACCCTCAGTCCCGGTTCGGTTGCTGGCACTGGTGTTATCTGGCAGCACTGCTCCTCAAATCGTTAGAAGGCAagcaaatatgtatttaacaGGAATTATGAAAATCAAAAAGTACAAGGTTCAACTTTTTGAAAAGCACCTTCTTCCCCCACATCAAAGGGCTCATTGATTTCTTGCTGAAGTTCTGACTGAAGTGGAGCTAAGTGGGtgaaaggaggggagaaaaggaacaaatcTAATCTTAGAAGCTGTGTCAAGCAAGTACTTTATGGCCCATCCAGAGTTGATCATGAGACAATTCCTGAATGTAAATATGATTTAATATGTCTGGCAAATGTTAGGAATCTGTCCGAGCATATTCCCCAAGTGAGAAAtagctcttcttttcctttgttccctTTTGTGTGTCCTTGAACTTTGTATTCCTTGAAATCCCAAGTAACTATTCACGTTAATAAAGTGTTAAGGTGTTTGACCAGGAAGATCGgctctgctgatttcagcaCTTAAAAAGGGAAACCGCTCTGTTGTTTTAACCACTTCAACACTCACCatctcagtttattttcttatgccATTTAACTTCTGTTCAAAATCAAACAGGAAGCAATTAAGGTGAGCCTACTACAAAGCAGCCCTCAAAATACGTAGCTGGGTCCCTAGCGCAGAACAAAAGTCATGCCCCGAAAATGTAATCACATGTATTTGGAAGGAATGCAGAGCCCATACGCTGCAGTGACGGGTGTGAAAATACACCACCTCAACTTTACTTTCAGCCGGCAGATGACCATGGCCAAGACGGACATTGCTACTACCACCTTCATGGAGGCACTGGTAGCAACACTGGTTGAACTGACAAAGCACACTAGACCAACAACTTTACCTACTTGAATTAATAGAAGGCGGAGAAGGAAGCAACTCAACTCCCTGCTAAGCTGCAAAACTGTCATCGTTTCCTCTCACCTAACTCCCCTTTGACTTCCGTCAGGCCTCTGCCATGATGACAGGGAGAGGGGATGTCATGGAAATAAGCATCTAATGACAACAGTGGGAGACAAAGCAAAGTCTTTACACAGGATTTAGCTAATTATATTTTgggcaaatatttatttatctaaaaacaaaataaaaatcatttttaaagaaaaaatgtatttaaataaaaaacaaaattgtgaAATGTTATGGCACAGAAGTTCAAGACAAGTATAAATCCAGTTGCCACAACTGTTGTGTATTAATGTTGCACATTTTTCTATAAAGGCTTTATTAAAGGTATTTACATGGCAATAAgatgtgtaaatatatacagCAATCTGGGGACAACTTTTTTTTGGGATTCTCATATGAAAAAATGccttaaatacaaaattttaaaagaaaaaaagttgaacaGTTCATCCCCACGCATGAAGAATGTCCCATCATCCCTTATGCCCAAAGTATCAATTATGAGGCAGTTTTGAGGTTCTGGCCAAACCCTTGGGAGATTCAGCCAAGGTTGTGTAGTCTCAAGTTAAATCGCACAGCATGCAGTTGCAATAGTTCCATACTCGATGGACTGGTGTAGTTCATGAGCGATATTagaaacattaatattttatcataGTTTCAGTCTGGTTTGGGTTATTCTAAGCGATGTCCAAGAGTTCCTATGCACAAGAGTTCCTTAGCTGCTCGAGTTTGTGTTTCAACTGTTCTCTCCTCCGCCTCAACTGCTCTTTCTCTGCGATCAGTCTGTGTTCGTCCGACTGGATGGAAAGAACGTACTCCGTTGCTTTTTTCAGGATGACAACCTTGGGCGCCTTTTCATTGTTGGCCACCTCGGGTATCTGGTCACGCAAGGCAAAGAAACTCAGCTTCAGCTCGTTTCTCCTCTGGCGCTCCAAGACATTGTGCGTTCGCCTCTTGTCGTTCTCTTCCGAATCTGACGTGCGGGGACTCGAGCATTTTCGGTTGTTGCTGATCTGTTTGAGAACTCTGCCACTGTCCAACTTTAGCCTTTTTGCAGCTGGGTATTCAACCTTGGTGGAGGGAGGAGCGGCATAATTGTGCTGATGGATATTGACGTGACACCGTTTGAGAACCAGCGGGCTGTGGTGGGGCTTACTGTGCTCTTCTGATGTGTCTGTGCTGGACTCTGTGCTGGATTCGGATTCATTCGCTTCAGCTAATGTAACAACATCAatttcctcatcttcctcttgttcttcttctgcaaggggaaaggaaaaaaaaaaaaaaggttcataAGCGGATCTGTGCAAATACTCTCAAGACTGCTGTATTTATAAGGGAAGGTTACTCTGAGCTGCACAGCGAAGAACCCATTGACAAACCCTTCTTAAACCCGTTTGATGCTGCTGGACTCCGCTTTCCCCAAGAGCCTTTCCTTTAAGGAAGCAACGCTTCCAGTGCAATATGACACACGGACCGTGCTCCAAATCCCTGATTTCAAAAGTTGGAGAGATCTTGCGTAATTCCGAGGAGCGCACGAAAGATAGCAGGGAAGTTTAACCTCGGTTGTCAGCAGTACAGCGCAATAAAGCTCCCAGACTCAAGCTGCCCTTAATTAAGGATTTACAAGGCTTTGGCCACGCCTCAAAAGAAAGCTTACTTAACACACATGTGTATTCAGAGACATTTTCTGAATCTCTCTTGATCTGCTAATTTGTGGAAAAtcgaagggggggggggaaggggaggctgtAGCGCTTTGAGTAGAAACTCACTTTTAAACCAAATTTATGAGGGAGCGGAACACGCTGTCAAATACCTAAGGAAGCATTTCTAAAACTTTCCCAGCCCCATTCACTCCTCTGCAGTCACTTTCACTAGCACCTCCCTGACTGCACATTCCCCCCGCGGCTCTCGGGCGGGAGTTAACTCCTTCCCGGCCCACGGGTGGCACCGGGAGCCAGCTTCACCGGGACACCGCGTTGGAGACCGACTCTGACCCCGTTATGCAagtttctccctccctcctccctcctttcccccccctctttcctccctccacccctgGAGGGAACACTGGGCTGGTTTTCCAGGAAATAAATTCGTTGGGAGTCTCTCCGTGCCTCGCTAAcgtggcatttaaaaaaaagcccacgcggggagggggcgagaggggggtgaggagggaggcgggggggggggggctgtcgccccgctcccccggcggAGCCCCTGGGCGCACTTGGCGCGGCGCGGGTTTCCAcgtcctccccccccccccggagcaCGCGTGGGCCCCACTCACCCGAGTCGCTGCTGGTCGTGGGCGGCGTGTCGTCGCCCAGCAGGGACGCGGGGCTGGCgccgggcggcccggcccgcggggCCCGCTCGCTGAGCGGGTAGGGGAAGACCACCGAGGGGTCGATGCagtcggcggcggcggcgcccagGTCGTGCAGGTAGAGGCCGGCCGaggcggcgggggaggcggcgaggccgggcggcggcggcccggcgggcggcgggccggggcgggcggcggggccccctCCCGGCGGGCCGCCTGGTAGGAGGCCAGCTTCTCGGAGACCACCTTCTCCAACTTGGCGGCGGCGGAGAAGCCGCTCCACATGCAGTCCTGGATGATGATGGACTTGACGAAGGACTCGTCGTCCGGGTCGCAGATGAAGCTCTGGTTGACCATGTCCCCCCCGAGGAGCTCGGTCACTATCTCCAGCTGGTCGGCGGTGGAGGGGAAGCAGGAGGCGGCGGCCAGGCTGGAGCGgcggctgggggagaggggcggCGTGGGCAGCAATTCAAACTTCTTCCAGATGTCCTcggacggggcggggggctgcagcTCGCTGCCCCGCTGCTGCGCCGCCAGGTAGaagttctcctcctcctcctcgaaGTAGAAGTAGGGCTGCACCGAGTCGTAGTCGTAGTCGTAGTTCTTGCTGGGGAAGCCGGCGCTGAGCGGCATCGCGGCGGCTGGTGCCTgcgggcgggaggggggagagggggggcgCCCGGGTGAGCCGCGCTCCGCCGCGGGGATCGGCTCCCCCCGGCCTCGGCGGGGCCCCCggcacccaccccacccccccggcGCGCAGCGCTCCCTCCCGGCTCCCCACGCCGTGCCGGCGGGGGAACGCGCAGTCGCGgttagtaattaaaaaaaaaatactataataataaggaaaaaaaaaaaaagataaatgcacGACCTCCCTTGCACCCCCTTCCAAGCTCGGCAGGACAACAGGGCGGCGCGACCTGATCTACCGAGGGGTCGGCTGCCGGCTCCCGGACCACCCTCCCCGCGGCCGGCGGCTCCCCCGGAGGGGCTCCCGCCGCTCGGCCGCCCTGCGTCGCTCGCCTCggctccccgcccgccgcccctccgcagccgccgccgcgctcaCACGGGGCACCGCTCCGGCCGGCGCCGGCACGGAGCCCCTTCTCTCCCGGGGCCGCAGCTCCATCCCCATCCCGCCTCCCGCGTCCCGGGAGCCGGGCGGGAAGGGGCGGCGAGCGCCCGGCAGCTCCCAGCCGAGAgccaggctgctccccagccacccaCCTGGGCGTGCTGGCAATGCCCGGGGACGGGCAGGGACCCTGGCAAACTTTGCCAAATCTTgtcatatatacatatatatacgcatatatatatgcatataagcAATATGTGCAATAACCGTAACCTGCCCGCGCATACGCGGGAGAAGCAAAcgctctcccccccccccccccaaaaaaaaaagaaaattaaaatccgAGCGCAAGAAAAAGGATGGGGACCGCCGGTGCCCGGCAGAGGAGAGCGTCCCTCGGGAGGGACCGTCGGTATCCACGTCCGCGGAGCGCAGCCCCGCCGGCAGCAGCCCGGGTGTCACCAGCCCGTGTCAGTCCAAACGCCACAACCGCGGGGGATCGAGTGATGGGAAAAGCAGAGCCCCGCAACTCACCGGCTTCTCCAACGCGCCAGCTGCGAAACGTAGCGAGGCAATTATTGCGGGCGGTGCGGGGAACAacaaaacaaggggaaaaaattatagataataataaaaaaaaataataaaagagaaCCGCCGGAaaggacggggggggggggggaaggcaaaaaaaaaaaaaaagacaaaacgCCGGGAGAATGTAGGTCTCTTCCTCCCACCACGGCTTATAAAAAACACACGAAGCAGCGGAGAGAAGCCGCCTTCCCGGCGTGCAGCAGATTGTACGGTCCAAGGCGGCGCGGCGCGCTCTGTCCGGTACAATAGAAGTTTAGttgctttcctcctttaaaGCGCCGGCGAGGGGCGGGCGGGAGGtgccgcgggggcgggggcagCACCGCGGGGCCCTGGCTGCGCGCTCCCGCCGTGcgcgccgccgctcccccgccgccATTGGCAGCCGCGCAGGCTCCGCGCTCCCGCCGCGGGGAGGGCGCGCCGCGAGGGGGcggccgcgccgctccgcgctgCTCCGCGCTGTCCTTCCCCCTACTCCCCCCCCGTCCCCGCTGCCCGGCTGCGGAGAGATCCGCGCCGGCGCTTGTCTGCCTGCCTCCGCCGGGCGGGAGGGAGGCGCGCCGAGGGGAGGCGATGGAGCGCTCCGCGgccctttttatttattttacttttttttttttttttttttgctttttactacGAGCCGCGCAAGGAGAGGTCGGAAGTaaacatagtaaaaaaaaaaaaaaaaatactagtaGGGATTAAAAGGCAGCTCCTCGCCGTTCCCCTCCTCCCGCCGGCTTTCCAGCAGGGAGAGCGCGATGCCCCCCGATGGCGGCGGCAGGGAAGGGGCTTCACCCCCTCctctaccccccccccccaaaaaaaaaggcttcGGCGCGCACCGAGGGCGAGCTGGCTCCGCGGGGGCAGAGGGGTGGccgaggggcggcgggggaggcgcTGGTTCCCGGCACAAAGGAGCGTGTGTGGCTCGggcaccccccgccccggtcGCCGCTTGATTATCCCGCCTGTGCCGGCGCCTGCAGGGGATTAAACCGGGAGaagggggctgcggggggggggagggcggaGGCAGAGCCCCACGGGGGTCACCTTGCAGCCACGCTCCCTTTGACGGTCCTCGGCTGTGCCCCCGCCCCGGCTTGTGCCGGCCCCACTCTGACCCCCACCGGCggccctttccccccccccgccccggggtgACCCCGCTCCTTTCGGCCATCCCCGAGAGGGCGCGGAGCCGCGGCGGCTGCCGAGCCCCGAcgggccgccccccgccccccgtcGCGGCGGGCAGGCGGGTCCCACCGGGACCGCGGCCCCGCCAAACCGTTAGCTGCCGGCGACCCCCACGGACACCCCCAaccccctcccgccgcccgggCGGGCGCAGCTCACGCACCTGCGGTTCCCCCGCCAGCTCCCGCCGAGCTGCGCCCCGCGCATCCtacgcctcccccccccccccccaccgccgCGCTGGACTCCGCACCCACGGGAGATGGAGGGACACCCCGGTGTGCGCCCCCCCAAACGCTTCCAGGCGGCTGTCCCGTCCCCACCCCCGCGGGCACCCCCGCTGGGATTTTTTATTCctgtatgtgtatttatttattcccctccccagcttttTTCTAAGCACACGGCGCGCACAAGCccggggggggtggtgggggggaaTGATGCTGagcgcggggccgccccgcaAGGCGGGAGAACCCCCCCTTTCCACCCCCGGTGAGGCGCCCGCCGGCGCTGGGGGGCGGCCCCGGTTTCCCACGGCCGCCGCCGCTACCGTGGGGCCATCGCGCCCTCTCCCGGCCGGCCCGCGCCCGCGGGAGCCAGCGCgcagcccccgccccgggcaCCTGCGGCTCCCCCGACCCCTCCCGCGGCGCCGTGGGCtgcaccccccgcccccccacccccgcaatatcccccccctccttttttttttttttttttgtcgaCCATTTCTGCTGAGCGGCGTTTCGCCAAGCAGAGTATTTGCAAACGTCGAACTCCTCACGGAGCAGAGGGCTGCAAGCAAGATTTGGACCGTTTTCTCCTGTCCCGTGTCCTGTTGGTAAAGGAGGGACAGTCTTACACAGAAGGGGTGATAAAACAACCAAGAGCCGTTGTATAGTCATGATGTAAATGCTTCACctactgacattttcagaatcGGACTTACCCTTGCTCAGAGATGGCTGAAAATACATCGcgctatttttaaaaaacatcacCCTCTGTGTATAGTAGACCTTGCTGCTGTGAATGGAAATAACGTGACTAAAGGCAGGCCTGAACTCAGCCAGAAAGGTGCAAGATCCAAATTAATCTAGTTACAACTAGCGTAAAACGCGGTGTGGGCACGTTTATCTATTTAAGAACAGGATCAGAATAGCCAGATACACCATAAATGTCCTCAAAATTGTAAAAGCCGTTGAAGTTCAGCGGAGCTTGTAacagtagaaatattttgaaattactcCAGTGCAGATAGGATTGAAAATCATAATCCCATTCATGGTGGCAATATAATCATAGGCAGAGCAATTAACTGTAGTATCACAGAGGATTATGACTTGAAGTGAGGAATAAGTAACGTGAGCAGATGGACTCTTAAAATACCCTGTGTTCACATGAatggaaaaacaggaaaggagGATTGGAAGAAATGTGCTATTGAAACAATACAGCCTTCAGAGGaaacagtctttaaaatattctataGGGTTTCTTCAGGTCTCATGCAGACTGTAAGTTCGCTTTTTTGGGGAGCCAGCTCTGAGGTGTACCAGCACAGCTCTTACGTGGCAGTTTTAGTGTGGGTGAAGAAAGACATTTCACTCTGATTTCTTATGTCCAGCCCCAGCTGTAAAAGAGCACAGGCAAGGTATGAAATCAGTAAATATAAATCTCCAGTAAAAAGGCCATTTTGACAAAATAGCTGTTATACGGacagaataaatacagaagTATAACATTAAGGAGACAGCAGAGTCAACGTGATTGTTTTGACACAGGGGGTTTAGTGATAAATAGGAAATGGGAgggggctgagctgggagccTGGGTGGAATTTATGTGTGATGGCAGAGTGGGAAcctgtgagaagcagaaacGAAAGCAAAACCTGAGAGAAGTGGAGATGGTGGAAAAAGCTCTCACACCTCTCTGTGTCTGGAAACCCCTGAGACAAATCGTAATGTTATGCGTGCCTATGCCACCTactgcatgttttattttcaggagacacctgcaatttctttttcagtgagCAATAAGCCATCTAATAATTGTAGGGTCCCCATGAACTCGTAGCTATCTTCAGaaatttttgctgaaattttcaCTTGACCTCTCCACAGCTTTGCAGGTTGTTGATCTTCCACCGGTGAGAAACAGGAAATTACTAACTAGATATTAATTAGTCCTGGAAAGTCTTAGCTCCTTGTATGAGAGATTTACCCAGACAAATGTGGTCCTTGCACTTAGAGCCGTTAAAATAGGTTTAGTGCACCTATGTGCATCTGAGAGCACCCATGCAGGGAATCATGTCTCCACAGCTGCCCCAGTCCCCCAAAGGACCCCAGTCCAAAAAAGCAGGCCCACACTACAGGGGCAAGAAGAATCGGATTTGCCTTATTActataaaaaccagaaaagagaCATGTtactttttcatctctttcagcGGCTGTAATTTCTTTAACAATAGGAGGTGAGATGTGTGTAGGCAGAAGCTGACAGTGTTTCTGCAAGCTGCACAGCATTGACTAAATTAATAACATCTTCCTACCCCCCTCTTCCAGGCTCAGAAAGACTCATATGCTGCACTAACAAGTACCTTCTCAACGGACTTTCCCAGCGTGCAGGAGAAATGCAGACGTCTGGGAGGGCCACTGTCCTTGTCTGTATACCGTGGTGAAAAACAGAGACCGAAATACACCTCCTGTGGAAGACATAGAGGGACCAGCACCACTGCGGTTTCCATCATTGCTAGCCCAGTATAGCAGCCCCAGCTGTGGGCTACAAGTCTTTCGAATGATAATAAAGTGTGCAGAAGAAAGCTGTGGGTTTTGTGGATGATGTGTCATCAGTAAATATGAATGTGAGGATCACAACAgtatcacaaaataaaataaaataaaataaaataaaataaaataaaatgaaataaaatagtgcTAGTTTTAAACCAGAGATAGCACGTATCAAATACTAAACTCTCATCTGCTCTTGGAAGCCAAGGCTGTGCATCCACACCTTGTGGATGTCCACCTTCAGGCAGTGATGTCATGGGGTCAGTGACAGTGGCATCTggtgtaatttatttattttactttcctgcATGCTCTCAGCTATGTGCCCAAGAGTGCTTGCAGCAAACATGGCAGCTTATTCCTCTGTACCATGCTTCTTGTAATCTGCCAGCCTACGATCCTCACTATAGAACAATTCAGACCATTTATTCCcaacaggaaaatggaaacGCATAGAAGGAAATAGAACAAAACTAAATAGGCAGAGGGCCGGGGAAAGAAAGTGTTATGTTGATATTAAATTActcccccagcactgcagtgagTACCACGTCCTTCACAGAAACCCACTGAAATCCCAGAAAAGTAAGTTTTGTCATCAAGAGAATTAGGACAGAGCCTGAACTGCTCCTCTGGCTTGGGCTGCAAACACCAATCTTCAACCCAAACCAAAGGAAATTCGAAACGATCCTGCCCAGGATCCAGAGTTAggactttatttcattttttattgttaaacCCAAACATTTTAGATGTTAATTTTTCAATCTGACAGTGCGTATGAAATAGgaccttttttcattttctaattgtTAAAACCAAACTTTTTAGATGTTGATTTTTTAATCTGGCAGTGCATATGAAATCAAGtcttcagtgaaacaaaaacagTAGCAGTTTTTAAAGGTGGTCTGGCATTAGACACGTATGTATCTGTATATATTTGTCCCGCTTTATCCTATTCTATAGGATTATAAAATTGAAGAGGACATCAGGattgaaagacaggaaaatatcTTCATTGTAATGTAACTAGCTTTTTTGaatacagagaataaaatcctttttaCCAGCTTTGGTCTTTCCATCATG
Coding sequences:
- the MYC gene encoding myc proto-oncogene protein, with protein sequence MPLSAGFPSKNYDYDYDSVQPYFYFEEEEENFYLAAQQRGSELQPPAPSEDIWKKFELLPTPPLSPSRRSSLAAASCFPSTADQLEIVTELLGGDMVNQSFICDPDDESFVKSIIIQDCMWSGFSAAAKLEKVVSEKLASYQAARRDAGPPPPGLAASPAASAGLYLHDLGAAAADCIDPSVVFPYPLSERAPRAGPPGASPASLLGDDTPPTTSSDSEEEQEEDEEIDVVTLAEANESESSTESSTDTSEEHSKPHHSPLVLKRCHVNIHQHNYAAPPSTKVEYPAAKRLKLDSGRVLKQISNNRKCSSPRTSDSEENDKRRTHNVLERQRRNELKLSFFALRDQIPEVANNEKAPKVVILKKATEYVLSIQSDEHRLIAEKEQLRRRREQLKHKLEQLRNSCA